A portion of the Symphalangus syndactylus isolate Jambi chromosome 13, NHGRI_mSymSyn1-v2.1_pri, whole genome shotgun sequence genome contains these proteins:
- the ZNF211 gene encoding zinc finger protein 211 isoform X3 yields MATALREPAPGSVTFEDVAVYFSWEEWDLLDESQKHLYFDVMLENFALTSSLGCWRGVEHEETPSEQRISVERVPQFRTSKEGSSSQNADSCEICGLVLRGILHLAEHQGTNCGQKLHTCGKQFYISANLQQHQRQHIKEAPFRSYVDMASFTQSCIVHVSEKPFTCREIRKDFLANMKFLHQEATQTGEKPNNSNKCAVVFYSGKSHHNWGKCSKAFSHTDTLVQDQRILTREGLFECSKCGKACTRRCNLIQHQKVHSEERPYECNECGKFFTYYSSFIIHQRVHTGERPYECPECGKSFSQIYSLNSHRKVHTGERPYECGECGKSFSQRSNLMQHRRVHTGERPYECSECGKSFSQNFSLIYHQRVHTGERPHECSECGKSFSRSSSLIHHRRLHTGERPYECSKCGKSFKQSSSFSSHRKVHTGERPYVCGECGKSFSHSSNLKNHQRVHTGERPVECSECSKSFSCKSNLIKHLRVHTGERPYECSECGKSFSQSSSLIQHRRVHTGKRPYQCSQCGKSFGCKSVLIQHQRVHIGEKP; encoded by the exons ATGGCGACCGCACTGAGGGAACCGGCTCCG GGAAGTGTGACCTTTGAAGATGTGGCCGTGTACTTCTCCTGGGAGGAATGGGATCTCCTTGATGAGTCTCAGAAACACCTGTACTTCGATGTGATGCTGGAGAACTTTGCACTTACGTCCTCCCTGG GTTGTTGGCGTGGAGTGGAACACGAGGAAACACCTTCTGAACAGAGaatttctgtagaaagagtgccACAGTTCAGGACTTCCAAAGAAGGTTCATCTTCCCAGAATGCCGACTCCTGTGAAATATGTGGCCTGGTCTTGAGAGGTATTTTGCACTTAGCTGAACACCAAGGAACAAACTGTGGGCAGAAACTGCACACATGTGGAAAACAGTTCTACATCAGTGCAAATCTTCAACAGCACCAGAGGCAGCACATTAAAGAGGCACCTTTCAGAAGTTATGTGGACATGGCCTCATTTACACAGAGCTGCATAGTCCATGTGTCAGAGAAGCCCTTTACCTGCAGGGAGATCAGGAAAgacttcctggccaacatgaagttTCTCCATCAAGAGGCCACTCAAACAGGGGAGAAGCCAAATAACAGTAACAAGTGTGCGGTAGTCTTTTACAGTGGAAAAAGTCATCACAACTGGGGAAAATGCAGTAAAGCCTTTAGCCACACAGACACACTTGTTCAGGACCAGAGAATCCTCACTAGAGAAGGGCTTTTTGAGTGCAGTAAATGTGGGAAAGCATGTACACGAAGATGTAACCTCATTCAGCACCAGAAAGTCCACAGTGAAGAAAGGCCTTATGAATGCAATGAATGTGGAAAATTCTTTACTTACTACTCCAGTTTCATTATACATCAGAGAGTTCATACTGGAGAAAGGCCTTATGAGTGCCCTGAATGTGGGAAATCCTTTAGTCAGATATACAGCCTCAATAGCCATAGGAAagttcacactggagaaaggccTTATGAATGTGGGGAATGTGGGAAATCTTTTAGCCAAAGGTCCAACCTCATGCAGCATCGCagagttcacactggagaaaggccTTATGAATGCAGCGAATGTGGGAAATCTTTTAGCCAAAACTTCAGCCTGATTTACCACCAGagagttcacactggagaaagaCCTCATGAGTGCAGTGAATGTGGAAAATCCTTTAGCCGAAGCTCCAGTCTCATTCACCACCGGAGACTTCACACTGGAGAAAGACCCTATGAATGCAGTAAATGTGGGAAATCATTTAAGCAAAGCTCCAGCTTCAGTTCACATCGAAAAGTCCACACAGGGGAAAGGCCTTATGTGTGTGGGGAATGTGGGAAATCCTTTAGCCATAGCTCCAACCTTAAGAACCACCAGagagttcacactggagaaaggccTGTTGAGTGCAGTGAATGTAGCAAATCCTTTAGCTGTAAATCTAACCTCATTAAACACCTGagagttcacactggagaaaggccttatgagtgcagtgaatgtgggaaatcCTTTAGCCAAAGTTCTAGCCTCATTCAACACCGGAGAGTTCACACTGGAAAAAGGCCTTACCAGTGCAGTCAATGTGGGAAATCCTTTGGCTGCAAATCTGTCCTCATTCAACACCAGAGAGTTCACATTGGAGAAAAGCCTTAG
- the ZNF211 gene encoding zinc finger protein 211 isoform X2 → MATALREPAPGSVTFEDVAVYFSWEEWDLLDESQKHLYFDVMLENFALTSSLGLTSSWCHVVAQLGLGEVPSVLHRMFIFPASARWDQRGPGLHEWHLGKGMSLSCWRGVEHEETPSEQRISVERVPQFRTSKEGSSSQNADSCEICGLVLRGILHLAEHQGTNCGQKLHTCGKQFYISANLQQHQRQHIKEAPFRSYVDMASFTQSCIVHVSEKPFTCREIRKDFLANMKFLHQEATQTGEKPNNSNKCAVVFYSGKSHHNWGKCSKAFSHTDTLVQDQRILTREGLFECSKCGKACTRRCNLIQHQKVHSEERPYECNECGKFFTYYSSFIIHQRVHTGERPYECPECGKSFSQIYSLNSHRKVHTGERPYECGECGKSFSQRSNLMQHRRVHTGERPYECSECGKSFSQNFSLIYHQRVHTGERPHECSECGKSFSRSSSLIHHRRLHTGERPYECSKCGKSFKQSSSFSSHRKVHTGERPYVCGECGKSFSHSSNLKNHQRVHTGERPVECSECSKSFSCKSNLIKHLRVHTGERPYECSECGKSFSQSSSLIQHRRVHTGKRPYQCSQCGKSFGCKSVLIQHQRVHIGEKP, encoded by the exons ATGGCGACCGCACTGAGGGAACCGGCTCCG GGAAGTGTGACCTTTGAAGATGTGGCCGTGTACTTCTCCTGGGAGGAATGGGATCTCCTTGATGAGTCTCAGAAACACCTGTACTTCGATGTGATGCTGGAGAACTTTGCACTTACGTCCTCCCTGG GACTTACATCATCCTGGTGTCATGTAGTTGCTCAACTAGGGCTAGGGGAAGTGCCCTCTGTTCTTCACAGGATGTTCATATTTCCAGCCTCAGCAAGATGGGATCAGAGAGGGCCTGGCCTACATGAATGGCACTTGGGAAAAGGCATGTCATTAA GTTGTTGGCGTGGAGTGGAACACGAGGAAACACCTTCTGAACAGAGaatttctgtagaaagagtgccACAGTTCAGGACTTCCAAAGAAGGTTCATCTTCCCAGAATGCCGACTCCTGTGAAATATGTGGCCTGGTCTTGAGAGGTATTTTGCACTTAGCTGAACACCAAGGAACAAACTGTGGGCAGAAACTGCACACATGTGGAAAACAGTTCTACATCAGTGCAAATCTTCAACAGCACCAGAGGCAGCACATTAAAGAGGCACCTTTCAGAAGTTATGTGGACATGGCCTCATTTACACAGAGCTGCATAGTCCATGTGTCAGAGAAGCCCTTTACCTGCAGGGAGATCAGGAAAgacttcctggccaacatgaagttTCTCCATCAAGAGGCCACTCAAACAGGGGAGAAGCCAAATAACAGTAACAAGTGTGCGGTAGTCTTTTACAGTGGAAAAAGTCATCACAACTGGGGAAAATGCAGTAAAGCCTTTAGCCACACAGACACACTTGTTCAGGACCAGAGAATCCTCACTAGAGAAGGGCTTTTTGAGTGCAGTAAATGTGGGAAAGCATGTACACGAAGATGTAACCTCATTCAGCACCAGAAAGTCCACAGTGAAGAAAGGCCTTATGAATGCAATGAATGTGGAAAATTCTTTACTTACTACTCCAGTTTCATTATACATCAGAGAGTTCATACTGGAGAAAGGCCTTATGAGTGCCCTGAATGTGGGAAATCCTTTAGTCAGATATACAGCCTCAATAGCCATAGGAAagttcacactggagaaaggccTTATGAATGTGGGGAATGTGGGAAATCTTTTAGCCAAAGGTCCAACCTCATGCAGCATCGCagagttcacactggagaaaggccTTATGAATGCAGCGAATGTGGGAAATCTTTTAGCCAAAACTTCAGCCTGATTTACCACCAGagagttcacactggagaaagaCCTCATGAGTGCAGTGAATGTGGAAAATCCTTTAGCCGAAGCTCCAGTCTCATTCACCACCGGAGACTTCACACTGGAGAAAGACCCTATGAATGCAGTAAATGTGGGAAATCATTTAAGCAAAGCTCCAGCTTCAGTTCACATCGAAAAGTCCACACAGGGGAAAGGCCTTATGTGTGTGGGGAATGTGGGAAATCCTTTAGCCATAGCTCCAACCTTAAGAACCACCAGagagttcacactggagaaaggccTGTTGAGTGCAGTGAATGTAGCAAATCCTTTAGCTGTAAATCTAACCTCATTAAACACCTGagagttcacactggagaaaggccttatgagtgcagtgaatgtgggaaatcCTTTAGCCAAAGTTCTAGCCTCATTCAACACCGGAGAGTTCACACTGGAAAAAGGCCTTACCAGTGCAGTCAATGTGGGAAATCCTTTGGCTGCAAATCTGTCCTCATTCAACACCAGAGAGTTCACATTGGAGAAAAGCCTTAG
- the ZNF211 gene encoding zinc finger protein 211 isoform X4 yields MATALREPAPEQLCPHIWTIGTASSPSSLGRCCGLSASLLPLSSQPKSILGCWRGVEHEETPSEQRISVERVPQFRTSKEGSSSQNADSCEICGLVLRGILHLAEHQGTNCGQKLHTCGKQFYISANLQQHQRQHIKEAPFRSYVDMASFTQSCIVHVSEKPFTCREIRKDFLANMKFLHQEATQTGEKPNNSNKCAVVFYSGKSHHNWGKCSKAFSHTDTLVQDQRILTREGLFECSKCGKACTRRCNLIQHQKVHSEERPYECNECGKFFTYYSSFIIHQRVHTGERPYECPECGKSFSQIYSLNSHRKVHTGERPYECGECGKSFSQRSNLMQHRRVHTGERPYECSECGKSFSQNFSLIYHQRVHTGERPHECSECGKSFSRSSSLIHHRRLHTGERPYECSKCGKSFKQSSSFSSHRKVHTGERPYVCGECGKSFSHSSNLKNHQRVHTGERPVECSECSKSFSCKSNLIKHLRVHTGERPYECSECGKSFSQSSSLIQHRRVHTGKRPYQCSQCGKSFGCKSVLIQHQRVHIGEKP; encoded by the exons ATGGCGACCGCACTGAGGGAACCGGCTCCG GAGCAGCTCTGTCCTCATATCTGGACCATAGGCACTGCCTCCTCCCCCAGTTCCCTGGGTAGATGTTGTGGACTGAGTGCAAGCCTACTTCCCTTATCGTCCCAGCCCAAAAGCATCTTGG GTTGTTGGCGTGGAGTGGAACACGAGGAAACACCTTCTGAACAGAGaatttctgtagaaagagtgccACAGTTCAGGACTTCCAAAGAAGGTTCATCTTCCCAGAATGCCGACTCCTGTGAAATATGTGGCCTGGTCTTGAGAGGTATTTTGCACTTAGCTGAACACCAAGGAACAAACTGTGGGCAGAAACTGCACACATGTGGAAAACAGTTCTACATCAGTGCAAATCTTCAACAGCACCAGAGGCAGCACATTAAAGAGGCACCTTTCAGAAGTTATGTGGACATGGCCTCATTTACACAGAGCTGCATAGTCCATGTGTCAGAGAAGCCCTTTACCTGCAGGGAGATCAGGAAAgacttcctggccaacatgaagttTCTCCATCAAGAGGCCACTCAAACAGGGGAGAAGCCAAATAACAGTAACAAGTGTGCGGTAGTCTTTTACAGTGGAAAAAGTCATCACAACTGGGGAAAATGCAGTAAAGCCTTTAGCCACACAGACACACTTGTTCAGGACCAGAGAATCCTCACTAGAGAAGGGCTTTTTGAGTGCAGTAAATGTGGGAAAGCATGTACACGAAGATGTAACCTCATTCAGCACCAGAAAGTCCACAGTGAAGAAAGGCCTTATGAATGCAATGAATGTGGAAAATTCTTTACTTACTACTCCAGTTTCATTATACATCAGAGAGTTCATACTGGAGAAAGGCCTTATGAGTGCCCTGAATGTGGGAAATCCTTTAGTCAGATATACAGCCTCAATAGCCATAGGAAagttcacactggagaaaggccTTATGAATGTGGGGAATGTGGGAAATCTTTTAGCCAAAGGTCCAACCTCATGCAGCATCGCagagttcacactggagaaaggccTTATGAATGCAGCGAATGTGGGAAATCTTTTAGCCAAAACTTCAGCCTGATTTACCACCAGagagttcacactggagaaagaCCTCATGAGTGCAGTGAATGTGGAAAATCCTTTAGCCGAAGCTCCAGTCTCATTCACCACCGGAGACTTCACACTGGAGAAAGACCCTATGAATGCAGTAAATGTGGGAAATCATTTAAGCAAAGCTCCAGCTTCAGTTCACATCGAAAAGTCCACACAGGGGAAAGGCCTTATGTGTGTGGGGAATGTGGGAAATCCTTTAGCCATAGCTCCAACCTTAAGAACCACCAGagagttcacactggagaaaggccTGTTGAGTGCAGTGAATGTAGCAAATCCTTTAGCTGTAAATCTAACCTCATTAAACACCTGagagttcacactggagaaaggccttatgagtgcagtgaatgtgggaaatcCTTTAGCCAAAGTTCTAGCCTCATTCAACACCGGAGAGTTCACACTGGAAAAAGGCCTTACCAGTGCAGTCAATGTGGGAAATCCTTTGGCTGCAAATCTGTCCTCATTCAACACCAGAGAGTTCACATTGGAGAAAAGCCTTAG
- the ZNF211 gene encoding zinc finger protein 211 isoform X5 — protein MRHHAQGSVTFEDVAVYFSWEEWDLLDESQKHLYFDVMLENFALTSSLGCWRGVEHEETPSEQRISVERVPQFRTSKEGSSSQNADSCEICGLVLRGILHLAEHQGTNCGQKLHTCGKQFYISANLQQHQRQHIKEAPFRSYVDMASFTQSCIVHVSEKPFTCREIRKDFLANMKFLHQEATQTGEKPNNSNKCAVVFYSGKSHHNWGKCSKAFSHTDTLVQDQRILTREGLFECSKCGKACTRRCNLIQHQKVHSEERPYECNECGKFFTYYSSFIIHQRVHTGERPYECPECGKSFSQIYSLNSHRKVHTGERPYECGECGKSFSQRSNLMQHRRVHTGERPYECSECGKSFSQNFSLIYHQRVHTGERPHECSECGKSFSRSSSLIHHRRLHTGERPYECSKCGKSFKQSSSFSSHRKVHTGERPYVCGECGKSFSHSSNLKNHQRVHTGERPVECSECSKSFSCKSNLIKHLRVHTGERPYECSECGKSFSQSSSLIQHRRVHTGKRPYQCSQCGKSFGCKSVLIQHQRVHIGEKP, from the exons atgcgccaccacgcccag GGAAGTGTGACCTTTGAAGATGTGGCCGTGTACTTCTCCTGGGAGGAATGGGATCTCCTTGATGAGTCTCAGAAACACCTGTACTTCGATGTGATGCTGGAGAACTTTGCACTTACGTCCTCCCTGG GTTGTTGGCGTGGAGTGGAACACGAGGAAACACCTTCTGAACAGAGaatttctgtagaaagagtgccACAGTTCAGGACTTCCAAAGAAGGTTCATCTTCCCAGAATGCCGACTCCTGTGAAATATGTGGCCTGGTCTTGAGAGGTATTTTGCACTTAGCTGAACACCAAGGAACAAACTGTGGGCAGAAACTGCACACATGTGGAAAACAGTTCTACATCAGTGCAAATCTTCAACAGCACCAGAGGCAGCACATTAAAGAGGCACCTTTCAGAAGTTATGTGGACATGGCCTCATTTACACAGAGCTGCATAGTCCATGTGTCAGAGAAGCCCTTTACCTGCAGGGAGATCAGGAAAgacttcctggccaacatgaagttTCTCCATCAAGAGGCCACTCAAACAGGGGAGAAGCCAAATAACAGTAACAAGTGTGCGGTAGTCTTTTACAGTGGAAAAAGTCATCACAACTGGGGAAAATGCAGTAAAGCCTTTAGCCACACAGACACACTTGTTCAGGACCAGAGAATCCTCACTAGAGAAGGGCTTTTTGAGTGCAGTAAATGTGGGAAAGCATGTACACGAAGATGTAACCTCATTCAGCACCAGAAAGTCCACAGTGAAGAAAGGCCTTATGAATGCAATGAATGTGGAAAATTCTTTACTTACTACTCCAGTTTCATTATACATCAGAGAGTTCATACTGGAGAAAGGCCTTATGAGTGCCCTGAATGTGGGAAATCCTTTAGTCAGATATACAGCCTCAATAGCCATAGGAAagttcacactggagaaaggccTTATGAATGTGGGGAATGTGGGAAATCTTTTAGCCAAAGGTCCAACCTCATGCAGCATCGCagagttcacactggagaaaggccTTATGAATGCAGCGAATGTGGGAAATCTTTTAGCCAAAACTTCAGCCTGATTTACCACCAGagagttcacactggagaaagaCCTCATGAGTGCAGTGAATGTGGAAAATCCTTTAGCCGAAGCTCCAGTCTCATTCACCACCGGAGACTTCACACTGGAGAAAGACCCTATGAATGCAGTAAATGTGGGAAATCATTTAAGCAAAGCTCCAGCTTCAGTTCACATCGAAAAGTCCACACAGGGGAAAGGCCTTATGTGTGTGGGGAATGTGGGAAATCCTTTAGCCATAGCTCCAACCTTAAGAACCACCAGagagttcacactggagaaaggccTGTTGAGTGCAGTGAATGTAGCAAATCCTTTAGCTGTAAATCTAACCTCATTAAACACCTGagagttcacactggagaaaggccttatgagtgcagtgaatgtgggaaatcCTTTAGCCAAAGTTCTAGCCTCATTCAACACCGGAGAGTTCACACTGGAAAAAGGCCTTACCAGTGCAGTCAATGTGGGAAATCCTTTGGCTGCAAATCTGTCCTCATTCAACACCAGAGAGTTCACATTGGAGAAAAGCCTTAG
- the ZNF211 gene encoding zinc finger protein 211 isoform X1, with product MATALREPAPGSVTFEDVAVYFSWEEWDLLDESQKHLYFDVMLENFALTSSLGKALIPTLVPWTRLSVSPFPQEQLCPHIWTIGTASSPSSLGRCCGLSASLLPLSSQPKSILGCWRGVEHEETPSEQRISVERVPQFRTSKEGSSSQNADSCEICGLVLRGILHLAEHQGTNCGQKLHTCGKQFYISANLQQHQRQHIKEAPFRSYVDMASFTQSCIVHVSEKPFTCREIRKDFLANMKFLHQEATQTGEKPNNSNKCAVVFYSGKSHHNWGKCSKAFSHTDTLVQDQRILTREGLFECSKCGKACTRRCNLIQHQKVHSEERPYECNECGKFFTYYSSFIIHQRVHTGERPYECPECGKSFSQIYSLNSHRKVHTGERPYECGECGKSFSQRSNLMQHRRVHTGERPYECSECGKSFSQNFSLIYHQRVHTGERPHECSECGKSFSRSSSLIHHRRLHTGERPYECSKCGKSFKQSSSFSSHRKVHTGERPYVCGECGKSFSHSSNLKNHQRVHTGERPVECSECSKSFSCKSNLIKHLRVHTGERPYECSECGKSFSQSSSLIQHRRVHTGKRPYQCSQCGKSFGCKSVLIQHQRVHIGEKP from the exons ATGGCGACCGCACTGAGGGAACCGGCTCCG GGAAGTGTGACCTTTGAAGATGTGGCCGTGTACTTCTCCTGGGAGGAATGGGATCTCCTTGATGAGTCTCAGAAACACCTGTACTTCGATGTGATGCTGGAGAACTTTGCACTTACGTCCTCCCTGGGTAAGGCCCTCATACCCACCCTTGTGCCCTGGACTAGGctctctgtttctccttttcctcAGGAGCAGCTCTGTCCTCATATCTGGACCATAGGCACTGCCTCCTCCCCCAGTTCCCTGGGTAGATGTTGTGGACTGAGTGCAAGCCTACTTCCCTTATCGTCCCAGCCCAAAAGCATCTTGG GTTGTTGGCGTGGAGTGGAACACGAGGAAACACCTTCTGAACAGAGaatttctgtagaaagagtgccACAGTTCAGGACTTCCAAAGAAGGTTCATCTTCCCAGAATGCCGACTCCTGTGAAATATGTGGCCTGGTCTTGAGAGGTATTTTGCACTTAGCTGAACACCAAGGAACAAACTGTGGGCAGAAACTGCACACATGTGGAAAACAGTTCTACATCAGTGCAAATCTTCAACAGCACCAGAGGCAGCACATTAAAGAGGCACCTTTCAGAAGTTATGTGGACATGGCCTCATTTACACAGAGCTGCATAGTCCATGTGTCAGAGAAGCCCTTTACCTGCAGGGAGATCAGGAAAgacttcctggccaacatgaagttTCTCCATCAAGAGGCCACTCAAACAGGGGAGAAGCCAAATAACAGTAACAAGTGTGCGGTAGTCTTTTACAGTGGAAAAAGTCATCACAACTGGGGAAAATGCAGTAAAGCCTTTAGCCACACAGACACACTTGTTCAGGACCAGAGAATCCTCACTAGAGAAGGGCTTTTTGAGTGCAGTAAATGTGGGAAAGCATGTACACGAAGATGTAACCTCATTCAGCACCAGAAAGTCCACAGTGAAGAAAGGCCTTATGAATGCAATGAATGTGGAAAATTCTTTACTTACTACTCCAGTTTCATTATACATCAGAGAGTTCATACTGGAGAAAGGCCTTATGAGTGCCCTGAATGTGGGAAATCCTTTAGTCAGATATACAGCCTCAATAGCCATAGGAAagttcacactggagaaaggccTTATGAATGTGGGGAATGTGGGAAATCTTTTAGCCAAAGGTCCAACCTCATGCAGCATCGCagagttcacactggagaaaggccTTATGAATGCAGCGAATGTGGGAAATCTTTTAGCCAAAACTTCAGCCTGATTTACCACCAGagagttcacactggagaaagaCCTCATGAGTGCAGTGAATGTGGAAAATCCTTTAGCCGAAGCTCCAGTCTCATTCACCACCGGAGACTTCACACTGGAGAAAGACCCTATGAATGCAGTAAATGTGGGAAATCATTTAAGCAAAGCTCCAGCTTCAGTTCACATCGAAAAGTCCACACAGGGGAAAGGCCTTATGTGTGTGGGGAATGTGGGAAATCCTTTAGCCATAGCTCCAACCTTAAGAACCACCAGagagttcacactggagaaaggccTGTTGAGTGCAGTGAATGTAGCAAATCCTTTAGCTGTAAATCTAACCTCATTAAACACCTGagagttcacactggagaaaggccttatgagtgcagtgaatgtgggaaatcCTTTAGCCAAAGTTCTAGCCTCATTCAACACCGGAGAGTTCACACTGGAAAAAGGCCTTACCAGTGCAGTCAATGTGGGAAATCCTTTGGCTGCAAATCTGTCCTCATTCAACACCAGAGAGTTCACATTGGAGAAAAGCCTTAG
- the ZNF211 gene encoding zinc finger protein 211 isoform X6, producing the protein MLENFALTSSLGCWRGVEHEETPSEQRISVERVPQFRTSKEGSSSQNADSCEICGLVLRGILHLAEHQGTNCGQKLHTCGKQFYISANLQQHQRQHIKEAPFRSYVDMASFTQSCIVHVSEKPFTCREIRKDFLANMKFLHQEATQTGEKPNNSNKCAVVFYSGKSHHNWGKCSKAFSHTDTLVQDQRILTREGLFECSKCGKACTRRCNLIQHQKVHSEERPYECNECGKFFTYYSSFIIHQRVHTGERPYECPECGKSFSQIYSLNSHRKVHTGERPYECGECGKSFSQRSNLMQHRRVHTGERPYECSECGKSFSQNFSLIYHQRVHTGERPHECSECGKSFSRSSSLIHHRRLHTGERPYECSKCGKSFKQSSSFSSHRKVHTGERPYVCGECGKSFSHSSNLKNHQRVHTGERPVECSECSKSFSCKSNLIKHLRVHTGERPYECSECGKSFSQSSSLIQHRRVHTGKRPYQCSQCGKSFGCKSVLIQHQRVHIGEKP; encoded by the exons ATGCTGGAGAACTTTGCACTTACGTCCTCCCTGG GTTGTTGGCGTGGAGTGGAACACGAGGAAACACCTTCTGAACAGAGaatttctgtagaaagagtgccACAGTTCAGGACTTCCAAAGAAGGTTCATCTTCCCAGAATGCCGACTCCTGTGAAATATGTGGCCTGGTCTTGAGAGGTATTTTGCACTTAGCTGAACACCAAGGAACAAACTGTGGGCAGAAACTGCACACATGTGGAAAACAGTTCTACATCAGTGCAAATCTTCAACAGCACCAGAGGCAGCACATTAAAGAGGCACCTTTCAGAAGTTATGTGGACATGGCCTCATTTACACAGAGCTGCATAGTCCATGTGTCAGAGAAGCCCTTTACCTGCAGGGAGATCAGGAAAgacttcctggccaacatgaagttTCTCCATCAAGAGGCCACTCAAACAGGGGAGAAGCCAAATAACAGTAACAAGTGTGCGGTAGTCTTTTACAGTGGAAAAAGTCATCACAACTGGGGAAAATGCAGTAAAGCCTTTAGCCACACAGACACACTTGTTCAGGACCAGAGAATCCTCACTAGAGAAGGGCTTTTTGAGTGCAGTAAATGTGGGAAAGCATGTACACGAAGATGTAACCTCATTCAGCACCAGAAAGTCCACAGTGAAGAAAGGCCTTATGAATGCAATGAATGTGGAAAATTCTTTACTTACTACTCCAGTTTCATTATACATCAGAGAGTTCATACTGGAGAAAGGCCTTATGAGTGCCCTGAATGTGGGAAATCCTTTAGTCAGATATACAGCCTCAATAGCCATAGGAAagttcacactggagaaaggccTTATGAATGTGGGGAATGTGGGAAATCTTTTAGCCAAAGGTCCAACCTCATGCAGCATCGCagagttcacactggagaaaggccTTATGAATGCAGCGAATGTGGGAAATCTTTTAGCCAAAACTTCAGCCTGATTTACCACCAGagagttcacactggagaaagaCCTCATGAGTGCAGTGAATGTGGAAAATCCTTTAGCCGAAGCTCCAGTCTCATTCACCACCGGAGACTTCACACTGGAGAAAGACCCTATGAATGCAGTAAATGTGGGAAATCATTTAAGCAAAGCTCCAGCTTCAGTTCACATCGAAAAGTCCACACAGGGGAAAGGCCTTATGTGTGTGGGGAATGTGGGAAATCCTTTAGCCATAGCTCCAACCTTAAGAACCACCAGagagttcacactggagaaaggccTGTTGAGTGCAGTGAATGTAGCAAATCCTTTAGCTGTAAATCTAACCTCATTAAACACCTGagagttcacactggagaaaggccttatgagtgcagtgaatgtgggaaatcCTTTAGCCAAAGTTCTAGCCTCATTCAACACCGGAGAGTTCACACTGGAAAAAGGCCTTACCAGTGCAGTCAATGTGGGAAATCCTTTGGCTGCAAATCTGTCCTCATTCAACACCAGAGAGTTCACATTGGAGAAAAGCCTTAG